Genomic window (Jeotgalibaca ciconiae):
GAATCAGCTATACCAAAACGGCTTTCGAGGTGTTTTTACATCCATTCATATCCCTGAAGATGATGATAGCAAATATCTTGCTCGTTTACAAAAGCTAGGGGAATTTACAAAAGAAAAACAAATCGAACTCGTAGTAGATATTTCCGGTTCAGCGTTAGAGAAATTAAATGTGTCACTGGATGATGTCACTCCGCTGATGGATATGGGGTTGACGGGTATTCGAATTGATTATGGTGTGGCAATGGAAGATGTCGCTAAGCTTAGTAAGCAGATGAATGTAGTTTTGAATGCAAGTACAATTTCAGAAAACGACATTCAAGAATTAAAAAAGTGTGATGCTGATTTTTCTCGCATGGAAGCATGGCATAATTACTATCCGCGACCAGAGACTGGTTTAGGAAAGCAGGATTTTTGCAAGCAGAATAAATGGCTGAAAAAAGCTGGATTAAAAGTAATGGCATTTGTTCCTGGTGATGAAGAAAAAAGAGGACCTTTGCACGAAGGGCTGCCTACTCTCGAAAAACATCGTGAAAGTCATCCATTGGGGGCAGCTTTAGAATTAGAACAAGATTGTTTTGTAGATAAAGTTTATATTGGAGATCCGAAGGTTAAGGAAGAAACGTTGGAAAAATTCTCTTCTTATTTAAAAAATCAAACGATTTTGTTTCATGCGGTAGCTTTGACGGATGCAGTTGGAAAAGAACGGATATTTGGCAAGCATACGAATCGGATGGATGCTGCGAGGGATGTTATTCGTAGCCAAGAATCACGGCTAAAAAGCAGCGGACCCATGGAAAAAGGAACAATCATGAAACGGTCAATTGGATCAATTACAATCGATAATGATGAGTACGGCAGGTATGCCGGAGAAGTGCAAATCACCAAACGGAGTTTACCGGAAGACGAACGAGTAAATGTAGTAGGCAGAATATCTGAAGATGAATTATCTTTGTTAGAGTATTGTGGTCCGGGCCAAAAATTTGAGATTGTTTGGGAGGAGTAACAAATGAATCTAGATAAATTAACAACTGAAACAAGGAATCCAAAGACATTACGACTGGACGAAATGAGCGTTTCAGAAGTGTTAAAGCAAATGAATGAAGAGGACGCAAAAGTACCCGCTGCTATTTCAGAAGCCTTGCCACAAATTGAGAGAGCAGTCTTGTCCATTGTTGAGTCTTTTGAATCAGATGGGCGCTTGATTTACATGGGTGCTGGGACAAGCGGACGATTAGGTATTTTGGATGCTGCTGAATGTGTACCGACATTTGGTGTTTCGCCGTCAATGGTAATTGGCTTAATTGCTGGCGGAGACAAAGCGATGACAAAAGCAGTAGAAGGTGCGGAAGATTCGAAAGAATTAGGAAAAGAAGATTTGAAGGCACTAGGTTTAACAGAAAAAGACACGGTTGTGGGGATTGCAGCGAGCGGTAGAACACCTTACGTAATCGGCGGATTGGAATATGCGGCTTCTGTAGGTGCAAAGACTGCAACGATTGCATGTAATAAAAATTCAGAAATTAGTAAATACAGCGAAATCCCTATAGAAGTGGATGCAGGACCAGAAGTTTTGACTGGTTCAACAAGGTTAAAAGCAGGTACCGCTCAAAAGTTAATATTAAACATGTTATCGACTTGCTCCATGATCGGAATCGGAAAAGTCTACCAAAACCTAATGGTCGATGTGCAACCAACCAACGAAAAGCTGGAAGAACGATCAAAAAGAATTATTATGCAAGCGACAGATTGTGATTATGAAACTGCTGAGAAAGCATTTGAATCTTCTGGCAAGCAAGTGAAATTGGCAATTGTCATGCTGTTAACAGGCACAAATAAAAAGGAGGCTGAGGAAAGACTGGTTCGAGCAAAAGGATTTATTCATCATACCGTAGAGCAATAGAAATTATGATTTTTTAGCCCGCTATCAACGGATTTTTCTAATAAGAGGAGGAAATAAAGATGGCTTCAAAAGAACAACAATTAGCAAAAGATATTTACAGTAAAATTGGCGGATCTGGAAATGTCAGTAAAGTTTATAATTGTATGACGCGTGTTCGAATTGATCTTCGTGATGAGAATCAAGTAGATGTGGATGCTCTTAAAAAAGTAACCGGAGTTATGGGGGTCGTAGAAGATGGAAATAATCTTCAGGTAGTTGTTGGACCGGGGACTGCTAATAAAGTAGCCGTAGAAATGGCAGACATGGCTGGTAAAGAAAAAGGAGACACGGTTCCAGAGAACCTGGATAAAGAACTGACCTCTGGACGTGCAGAAGCAGAGAGAAGAGCGCAAGAAGTAAAAAGCCAACAAAAGCAAAAAAATAACACTCCATTTAAACGTGCCTTAAAAATCATTGCAAGTATTTTCGTGCCATTGATTCCGGCATTTGTCGGTGCAGGAATTATCGGTGGGATTGCTTCCATTATTCAGAATTTAATGACCGCTGGTACCATCGATGCAGAAGCATGGAATGCAATTTTCAGTGTTTTAAAAATTCTTCAAAATGGACTATTTGCTTATTTGAATATTTATGTAGGTATTAATGCAGCTAAAGTATTTGGTGCGACAGAAGGACTCGGAGGAATTATTGGGGGAGTGGTTCTATTAAATGGTATGAATCCAGAAGCACCCTTACAAAATATCTTTACCGGTGATCCACTCGCGGCGAATCAAGGTGGTATTATTGGCGTAATCGTTGCAGTGTTTTTGCTGTCAGTAGTGGAGAAAAACCTTCGAAAAGTAGTTCCCAATGCTGTTGACATTATTGTTACGCCAACCCTTACTTTGTTAGTAGTAGGATTATTGACAATCTTTATCATCATGCCGATCGCAGGAGTTGTCTCAACAAGTCTAGTTGGCGGAATTACATGGGTATTGGATGTTGGTGGAGCATTTGCCGGATTTGTTTTAGGAGCGCTGTTCTTGCCAATGGTTATGTTTGGTTTACACCAAATCTTAACACCAATCCATATTGAAATGATTGCTTCTCCAGCAGGAAAAACTCTGTTATTGCCAATTTTAGCGATGGCAGGTGCAGGACAAGTCGGTGCGGCAATTGCGCTTTGGGTAAGATGCCGTAAAAACAAACAGCTAACAAATATTATTAAAGGTTCTCTTCCGGTAGGTATCTTAGGGATAGGCGAGCCATTGATTTACGCAGTGAGCTTGCCGTTAGGCCGACCATTCATTACAGCGTGTATTGGTGGTGGTATCGGTGGTGCTGTGATTGGTGCAATTGGAAACATTGGTGCTACTGCAATCGGACCAAGCGGAGTTGCATTGATTCCACTAATTCCAGATGGAATGTGGTGGGGATATGTGCTGGGATTAGTTGCAGCTTATATCGGCGGATTCATCGTAACGTATTTCTTTGGTGTTCCAAAAGAAGCAATGGAGCCAACAGAATTAGATGGATCGACTACAAATACAGAGGACTTGTTAGCTAATTTATAGTAAAATGGTTTTGCTGAATAAAACGTTCAGAAATTGTAACTAAAATAGAAAAAGGGTTGATTGAGAAGTCAGCCCTTTTGTTCATTAATAAGAAAGGGGCCAATCTGATGATACAACAGAATATTTTATTAACCATTAAAGATAAATATTCTGAACTTCCTGAGTCAGAAAGAAAAATTGCAGAGGTTATCATATCAGACCCTTTGAATGTTATTCAGATGAATGCAGCGCAACTTGCAAAAAGAGCTGATTCGAGTGCTGCAGCGGTTATTCGTTTCTGTCGTTCAATCCATGTAAAAGGGTTTACTGAATTGAAATTACAACTCTCTGCACAAACGAATATGCTGCAAGAAGATTTACATACTGATATTCTTCCGGGCGAAGAGCTGGAACAAATTAAGAAAAAACTACTCATGAATACAAATTATATGTTGGAAAAAACCAACACATCTCTTGAGGATGGATTAATTGAGAGCGTTGCGGATTTACTTGCAGAATGCCCCGCCATATATGTTTATGGACTGGGAGCTTCTTATATAGTGGCAATGGATATTAAACAGAAATTTACTCGTTTAGGTAAGCAAGTGACTTGTTCGCAAGATCAACATGAACTAGCAGCATCGATGGCAATTGCTCCACAAGGATCTGTATATATAGGGGTTTCTAATAGTGGGGAGAAAAAAGAGGGACTCGTTTTAATGCACTTAGCAAATGAGTTGGGGCTGCATACGATTTCTCTTACAAAAGAAACAAACAATCCATTAAGTAAACTGTCTAAACTTGCATTGAAGACTGCCAATGTGGTCGAAGCCCCTTTACGAAGTGGAGCGACGATTTCCTTACTAAGCCAACTGTATGCAGTAGATATTGTATTTTATCGATTTATGACGAAGCGGTACGATGAAAATATTAAGAGTTTAGAACGTTCAAGAAAAGCAACAACGGACTTACTTCACTTATTTAATGAGTATAGTAATCCTGAATGAATGAGAAAGCGGGACAAGTCTGATCTGGCACGCTGGATATCGATGGCAGAAAATTTTACCAACACGAAAAAACCAGCTTCTGCTGGTTTTTTTCGTGTTGGTAGAATACTTTCGTCACCTTTTTGAAGCACCAACACCAGAAATGATAGAGCCTATATTTTACGGTCTCTTAAATCAGCATCTTCTTTAAGATCTAAAGTTTCTGGTTCTACCGTTGGACTGTTTGGATAACTTTCATTGTAATCATCCGATTGATCAGTTGCAGGAATAATAATAACTTCATCATCAGTTGGATTAGACTCATTAGAATTTTTTTCATCATAGTTTTGATTTTGTTCTTCCATTAATGCAATCCGCCTGTATAAATTGTCAATTTCTTCCTCTTTTTGCTGCATTTGGAACTCCATCTCAGTTTCCTGGCGTACTTTATTAGCGATGGTTTCTTTTTCCTTGTTTGCTGTTTCTAGCTCTTTTTCTTTTTGTTCCAGTTCTAAACGAAGCTCTTCTTTATCCTCTTCCTGACGTGCGCGGGCATTTCCTCTTGTAGCTCCTGAGAAGAGTGCAGCAATAAGCATCCCTGCGAGAGCCACCGCTAAAATGAGTGCCCAAAGTGGAAGAGACACACTTATAAAGAAGAGATTAAGAGCAATGGTTTCCATGTTCAAAAAAGCAATAGCTGCTAATAGCACTAACAAAAGAAAAGCAATGACTGTCATAGGAAAACTCCTCTCGACTATGTAAAGAAGTGATTCAGCTTATCTCACTATTTTTCTGGGTAAATAGGCGTATCTGTTGTACCTGTTGTTCCAGTAGTATCAGTAGTTGGGATTTTAGGATCTAGCTGTGTTTTGGGAAATGGTTTTTTATATCCTTCATTAGCTTCGTGGTCTGTATCTACTTCGTTCGCAGTGTCTTCCAAGCTTCTTTCAATGGTCTCTGCCGATTTTTCGGCAAGATCTTTCATATTTGTAAAATTTTCTTTCGCAGTGTTTTTAGCATCTTTACCTACTGTTTTAGCAGTATCTTTTACATTTTCTGCTACCGTTTTCCCTTTTTCTGCTAAATCATCCGCATAATCTTCTGCTTTTTCACGAGTGTCATCTGCTTTACGCATCAAATCTTTTCGTAAATCTTTCCCTGGTTTAGGAGCAAACAATAAGGCTAATCCTCCTCCGATCATTAATCCTTTTACAAAACTTTTGAATTGTCCCATTTTTATTTCTCCTTTCAATTTTTAGCTGGAAATACAACACGAGTGACTAAAGTAACGGCATTTATTCTATGTTAAGTATAGATTATTTTTGCGAAGAGAGAAAATAATAACCCTTATTAAGCTCTGTTTCAACTTGCTAATAAAACAAGCGTCCGCTACAATAATGAGTGATAGAGTTCCAATACAAAGACTTCTCGGATATGGAAGTTGGTGTAAATCCAACACGGTCCCGCCACTGTGAGAGCATCAATGATGTTCAAGTCAGATTTTTATCCTAGAATGCTCAAATGCATGTACACTGTTTCGAGGAAAAGCAGGAGTTACATAGAGTCTATGTGTGCGAACGCATAGTTTTTTTATAGACTAGGGGATTATAAGTTCAGCCATCAATGTCTAGCTTCCAAGTCCTGACCTAGTGAAAAAAAGATAAATTTGCCCCATTGCGCGCTTCGCTGCTCATTCAGGGTCAAATTTCCTATTTTTTCATAGGTCAAGGCGGACTTGTCCGCTTTTCTTATTCTAAAAAAAAACAGTCCCTGCCTGCATGAGGATGGGTTCTCTATCGCACATATAAAGGGAGGGTTTACCATGATGAAAAAGTGGTTATTATTA
Coding sequences:
- the murQ gene encoding N-acetylmuramic acid 6-phosphate etherase; amino-acid sequence: MNLDKLTTETRNPKTLRLDEMSVSEVLKQMNEEDAKVPAAISEALPQIERAVLSIVESFESDGRLIYMGAGTSGRLGILDAAECVPTFGVSPSMVIGLIAGGDKAMTKAVEGAEDSKELGKEDLKALGLTEKDTVVGIAASGRTPYVIGGLEYAASVGAKTATIACNKNSEISKYSEIPIEVDAGPEVLTGSTRLKAGTAQKLILNMLSTCSMIGIGKVYQNLMVDVQPTNEKLEERSKRIIMQATDCDYETAEKAFESSGKQVKLAIVMLLTGTNKKEAEERLVRAKGFIHHTVEQ
- a CDS encoding MurR/RpiR family transcriptional regulator, giving the protein MIQQNILLTIKDKYSELPESERKIAEVIISDPLNVIQMNAAQLAKRADSSAAAVIRFCRSIHVKGFTELKLQLSAQTNMLQEDLHTDILPGEELEQIKKKLLMNTNYMLEKTNTSLEDGLIESVADLLAECPAIYVYGLGASYIVAMDIKQKFTRLGKQVTCSQDQHELAASMAIAPQGSVYIGVSNSGEKKEGLVLMHLANELGLHTISLTKETNNPLSKLSKLALKTANVVEAPLRSGATISLLSQLYAVDIVFYRFMTKRYDENIKSLERSRKATTDLLHLFNEYSNPE
- a CDS encoding YtxH domain-containing protein — protein: MGQFKSFVKGLMIGGGLALLFAPKPGKDLRKDLMRKADDTREKAEDYADDLAEKGKTVAENVKDTAKTVGKDAKNTAKENFTNMKDLAEKSAETIERSLEDTANEVDTDHEANEGYKKPFPKTQLDPKIPTTDTTGTTGTTDTPIYPEK
- a CDS encoding LapA family protein, whose translation is MTVIAFLLLVLLAAIAFLNMETIALNLFFISVSLPLWALILAVALAGMLIAALFSGATRGNARARQEEDKEELRLELEQKEKELETANKEKETIANKVRQETEMEFQMQQKEEEIDNLYRRIALMEEQNQNYDEKNSNESNPTDDEVIIIPATDQSDDYNESYPNSPTVEPETLDLKEDADLRDRKI
- a CDS encoding PTS transporter subunit EIIC, which translates into the protein MASKEQQLAKDIYSKIGGSGNVSKVYNCMTRVRIDLRDENQVDVDALKKVTGVMGVVEDGNNLQVVVGPGTANKVAVEMADMAGKEKGDTVPENLDKELTSGRAEAERRAQEVKSQQKQKNNTPFKRALKIIASIFVPLIPAFVGAGIIGGIASIIQNLMTAGTIDAEAWNAIFSVLKILQNGLFAYLNIYVGINAAKVFGATEGLGGIIGGVVLLNGMNPEAPLQNIFTGDPLAANQGGIIGVIVAVFLLSVVEKNLRKVVPNAVDIIVTPTLTLLVVGLLTIFIIMPIAGVVSTSLVGGITWVLDVGGAFAGFVLGALFLPMVMFGLHQILTPIHIEMIASPAGKTLLLPILAMAGAGQVGAAIALWVRCRKNKQLTNIIKGSLPVGILGIGEPLIYAVSLPLGRPFITACIGGGIGGAVIGAIGNIGATAIGPSGVALIPLIPDGMWWGYVLGLVAAYIGGFIVTYFFGVPKEAMEPTELDGSTTNTEDLLANL
- a CDS encoding DUF871 domain-containing protein, producing MYGFSVFLNEEINSDTISYMNQLYQNGFRGVFTSIHIPEDDDSKYLARLQKLGEFTKEKQIELVVDISGSALEKLNVSLDDVTPLMDMGLTGIRIDYGVAMEDVAKLSKQMNVVLNASTISENDIQELKKCDADFSRMEAWHNYYPRPETGLGKQDFCKQNKWLKKAGLKVMAFVPGDEEKRGPLHEGLPTLEKHRESHPLGAALELEQDCFVDKVYIGDPKVKEETLEKFSSYLKNQTILFHAVALTDAVGKERIFGKHTNRMDAARDVIRSQESRLKSSGPMEKGTIMKRSIGSITIDNDEYGRYAGEVQITKRSLPEDERVNVVGRISEDELSLLEYCGPGQKFEIVWEE